In Oryza sativa Japonica Group chromosome 1, ASM3414082v1, the genomic stretch GCAGTTATGTTGCAAAAATCAAGCATCAGAATTCGAAAAACCTAGTGAATGAACTCGTGTATTTACAACTTAGCCATCACACTAAGGTGCTCCCTCCTAGCCCACCATAGTGTGATCATCTTAAATAACTATTTTGATTGccacaggattttttttttttgtagtagtagtagtagtaaaagATGACTCATTCAATGGATGGGAGACAGTGCCTTATAATAAATATAACTTTTCTTACAATGGTAAGAAACATCAATAATTGCTGCAAAAGAAGAACTAAGTTCCACCAGCCATCACAAAGTTCAAAAGAAACCGCAAAGGATTATGATTGTACACAAACCAGGAAATAGCAACATCATTGAGGAATTCTTATCTTGATAAGCCTCTTGGACCCTTTCAGTTACAGCACCTACATATGGCATAGACACTTAGGAAAACAGCAGAGAAAACTATATAAAGAGTTATAAAATTGCAAATTACATTGGTGTGAAGAAACCAGCAAAGATAGGCATGCATATGACAGAAAATTAAAAACATGCGTATGAAACAGATGAAAGTGTTCGTCAGGTAATGTGGTGAAAGTCTGCAATATTTGAACCAGTAGTATTAAATAATCATTCAGCATAAATATAAATTTGAATAATACTGAAAACGATTTATTTGACAAGAATTGCAAGAATGTGATCAGTATAACGACTTCAAGTACTGCATATTATTGTATACCTGAGACACCTTTAGAATCTGAAGCTTTGGACTCTCGTTGAACGAAAATGCATCCAAGACATTTGCTGCATTATAAAGCaaaaaagattgagcaagataTATTTTATGCAAGATAAACATTTATGGAAAAAGGCTGAGCACGTATGATGGAAAATGTTGAGAAACACTCAACATGTTTAATATGAATGGAAAGCTGAACACACTAGTTGATCTGAATGTGGCATGCCTAGAAAATATTAATGAGCAAGGGAAGGTACCTTATGAGACCAACTAGGGGCAACCTGGACACTGACTCCTACAGTAAGAGTATAAAGTTAAAAATGGCCAGGGAAATAAATCATCTTATGGACAGTAGCAAATAGAAGTATATTTTGGTACCTTTGCAACAAAGCTTGGAAAAGAAACTGACATGTGATAAAGAATATCTACATAAGACACGTGATTAGACACAATTGCCCCTGGTAATTCCAATTCTTCAGATTGACCTTGATGTACATCCTGAGCACAATATTATAACAGCATGATGGGGCACCAGACAACAAAATTGTACAAGTTTAGTCACATGGACATAGAAAAGTGGCATACAGTACTTCTACAAAGCAATACAAACAAGTTTAAAGAAAACAATTCCTTCTCAAATTTTGTCCAGCGAGACTTACAAACCATGCAAGAGAAGCTTCATTCTGCATTCTGTACCCTCGACAAAAAAGCAAAATCAAACTACACTGTAGCTATTAATGTTAGGTTCTGGATTGAAAACTTGCCTGTCGGATTGTGTATTGTTCTCTTGGCAATAAAGCTTTGTTCCATAGTTTTGTAGCAGCTCAGGAAGCAAgtaaaacataattttaaattaccTCTGTAACATGGATCAATCTATACAATGAACACTCTACAAAGccaatcatattttttaaaaaaaaaatcaaattaatgaaTTCCCACTTCATGTCTTTATGCCAATCATGGCACTTCCCTAGTTTCTCTCAAATGATTTAAAGATCACGTTTAAGCATTTGAGCAATTTGAAGTCATAAAGATCTCATGTATTACTGCAACGGTAAATAACATTCATGCCATTAATGAATACGTATCAAATGGAATTGCTAATAAAACTttcttcttgttgttttgcAATTTACTAGTGGTAGCAACTATCAGTCGACATAGTCCACAATTCTACATGCTCCGACGGAGAAGAAATCCAAATTCCGAGATAAGTCACAAACTACTCATGGCCCCATGATTGATCTGGTATAGCCACAAACTACTCAGAGATGCTGAGTCGCAGCTTCATAACGCAGTAACCATCTAACGCAATGTCATTGATTTATTATGCCTACTAACagcagcaaaaaaaattaaaaaaaaaagctgtgcTCCCAGACTCCCGCATCCACATCGGCATCACAAAATCATCAGTGGGTTTTTCCAAAATCATCATTGACCACCAAACAGTACGCCGTATACATGTGACATCACCACAGTACATATCGGAGCAAACGAATCAAATCGGCCACACAAATCACATGCTGAGAAACAGAGAAAGTGGGGAAGGTCTCGATACTGACCTCAGCATTGGGGTAGCTCCGGTGGGTCTCGCGGATCCAGTAGAACCCGAAGACGAAGAGCATTGCCCGCGAGAGCCCCTGCCCCGCCCGCACCACGGCCACCCTCCTCCACCCGCGCAGCCGCGGCCgcccctcctccgccacctcgtcCACGAACAGCGTGCACACGCGGCACACGAGGTAGTAGGCGACGAGCAGGAGCATCCCGGCGACGAACCGGAGCGGGACGAGGAGGGCCGCCCTGAGGTACAACTCCACCCGCCGCGCGGCCCGGAGCGGCCCGCGTCCCATCGTCCCGTACGCGTCCCGCCGCGCGTAGGGCGCGTACGTCGCgtccagctcctcctccgcctccgcggggAGCAGCGGCCGCACGgcctcgtcctcgccgccgccgccgctcgacggcgcggcggcgtcgagagccattgggggaggggggggattCGCGGGCGGCGGAAGAGCAGAGCCGACTAGATCGCGGCGCCTGAGGTTGGTCGGCGctggcagagagagagagagagagaaggggacgTGGTGAGGGAAGGTTGGCTGTTGGATCTGGATCTGACGGTGGCGGATGGCTCGTGTTGGGTCGTCACGTCTCGATTAAGATCGGATCGtaatgtcattttatttctttctttttttgaggGGATTAGATTAGCTTGATTTGGTTTAAGGCTCTGTGGGGATAAAGATTATGGTCGTTATGGTGGTTATTACGTGCAAGAATCCGGGACCACCTGTAAGAGTGTCCACTACGGAAAGAAAGCGTAGTCCCACGCTACGCGTGCAGTCGCGCGTCAGCGGagtctggttttttttttttcaggttggCATCCCATCGGTTAACCAACGGATTGGAATCCCACGTTTATTTGCATGTTCCGAAATACCGATAGGGACAATATTCTGACAAAGAGAGGTGTAGAGATTACTCCAGCATTAACTCGATCACTACGTGTAACACACGTCGTTGATGAAAGAGAGATAATGTCCCACCAATACAAAGTTTAGTTTATTTGTAGATGATTCATCAGACGGCTTAGTTACTCTaactcttctcttttttttactcGTACGTacgtttttttaattaatgaacggtgtgttttaaaaaaaatctatataaaagctcctttaaaaaatcatactaacttatttttcgttttttattaataatcatgcactaatgaaTAACACTGTTTTTCGTGTAGGGATTTGGAGACGCTGAAATGAAAGTAAACTATGGTTTGATTGACCAGGAGAATTAAGGGTAAATTAATtgatcaaatgaaaaaaaacggTTAGTATCAATTATATGAACACATATAGTTGCGTAAATTTAAAAGTCATGCATTTCTGTATAGTACATTAAATATATACGTTGTTAACTtgactatttatcttattaaaaaattatgtaaatatattttctatcTTGATATATCAATAAAAGAACTTTAAGCGTTActtgtatttttaaaatttacacaaaatttttaaataaagcGAATGGTGAaaggttataaaaaaaatcaactgcaTTATATATTAGAAAACAAACATAGTATCAGATTAGGGTGGAGGTTGGGGATCTCTCTGGTACAAATgaaaactacttcctccgtttcacaatataagtcattctaacatttcccacatatatattgatgttaatgaatccaaatagatatatatgtctagattcattaatatcaatatgaatatgggaaatgctagaatgacttacattgtgaaacggagggagtaggagctAAATGATAAAATGATCCTGAGTGGGGGTTGCATTTGTGGGGTGCTGATGTACTGGTTAGAGGTGGAGAGACAAAATGAGGTGCAGTGGGGATTGTCTGCAGTACTGCTGATGCAGTAGCAGTGGCTGATATGTGGGCCAGCAGTACTGCAGAGGATGTGCATCTAATGAGGTGGCTAGGCGTGTTTGGTTACCTGCATGGAGTGTGGCTCACATGTGCGGGTGCAAGAGGAGGctgtttggttgcctgcatgGTCGTTAGGGCCTGGATCCACACGTGCAAAACGCCTTCCGCAGCCAGGCCCACGAGAAACGTCCGAGTTGAGCTTCGCTCCCCATCCAGGCTGCGCTCGTGCAGGCGGTGTACGCACGGGTGCAGGCGCGGGGATGCGCGGATGCAGGAGGGCGAGAGGCGTAGCGCTCCCTtcacctccctcctcctcaTTTGCTCGCTTGGACACTGCTTGACTCGTCGCCATCTTCGTCGCCGCACAGCTGCAAGAgccttcctcctcttccatcTTCTCCACCAGAAACTTCACCCCTCCTTTCTCCAGCGACCGGACCGGGCAGATCCGGTGCCCACAAGCTCCTAAGCGGTAGATCTGCTAGCGTAGAGCTCATGGCTGCTGGACACAACACCGTCCtattccggcggcggcgacaccatGGTTGGGGGGTGAGGCCGCGAACGATGAGCAACCACCAGATTTGGATGCTAGAACCACGGGGAGTGCACGTGGCAAGCTCCACGGTGAGCGGCAGTGCAAGCGAGCCAGGGGTGACGCTGCAGGCGAGCTGAGCTGCAGGCATTgggggcggcggcacggggctgtGGACGTTGGCGCTGTGGGCGGAGAAAGCTAGTCAACGTTGcgttctttctttctcttttcattttttttcttttcaatttttttttgtctattcaTGAGTAAATAGTAAAGTACTACTGCATCGATGCTGTAAAATGCGCACAGCTTTTGAAACTAATGATTGTTTTTTTCCTGGTTTTTTAATTGCATTTCTAACTGTTCATGTCGTCTATTAAAAAGTTCACATGTAGATATTGCTGTTAGAGATTTTAAACACCATTATTACTTTTTACATGTAATAAATTATTCATGCACGTCTGTTAATCCATTTTTGTTTTATATGATGTCACAGTGGTATCCTTACCTATCTAAATGAAAAGGTAAGCACACTCGAAACcatacaaccaaccaaacaaaatctcTCTTAAACTGTATTTCTCATAAAAGCAACCAAACAAAGTCTCGTGCTGGCTAGGCTGAACTCATGCAATCAACCAAACAGTTGCATGTGTATCTCCTCAACTAGGCCACACTTAGTCTGGATAAAAGAGATGGACTAGACTAGAGGGATACGAGCAACCAAACGCACCCTAAGTGTCCAACAACCCATCTTCAGATATAGGCTAGAATAGGAAAACATTAGGTCTAAGTGCTTGATTGCACGAAAAGGAGAGAAGTGAAAAAAATGCAATAAATACTCACAAAGAGCAAGTGGACCAATGTGGTTGACTGAGATTTTGAAATATCAAGTTTCACAATGCTATAATCTAACCAACTGGACCCCGTGTCGCCACTTGCCGTCGGAACCCTAACCACCAACACCACTACCCCattccccctctcctccacctcgtcgTTGTTGGAGAACTGGGCAGTGAGTTAGGATGGTGGTGACGGGGCAAAATCCCGGCGGCACTTCTTCTTTGTCATGGGGGAGGAGGCAGCGTGGCGCACGACAAGCTGGAGAGGCTACAACGGCGCATCCCATCAAGTGAGGCCACGGATCTAGTGACGCTGTGATCAGAACTGGTATGCTTATAAGCAGATCTAGTGCTTCTGCGTTGAATCGGGCCGGGGTGGAACAACTGGCACGACGAGGGCGATGGTAGCAGGAGACTAAGAAGGTTTTAGTAGGCGGTCGATTCAAACAAGGAGGCTAGCAGCCAGTATAGCAATGATGCAAGCGACAACTAGCAGTGCCCAGGTACACCGATAGCGGGCAACGATGGACGAGACGGCGGCTAGTGTTGGCCGAGACGATGTTGTGGGCTATGAAAGATGGTGTTGGCCAAGTGGGAGGACCGGTTTAGTGGAGCTACGGGCTAGCAAAGGTTGTTTGGGTGACAACGACATGTGCAAGAGGGTGCTGCAAATGAAAGCCTAGCTCAGGGTTTCCTGAGGTCACAAGAACAACGTCTTTAGGCGCTGTGATCCCCACTTGGAGCGTTATCGAGCTGCCACCCTCCTCTTCCCAGATAGGACTCTTCGGGTGAAAACCCAATATGGATGGACATGCAACATTGGTACCTTAGGCGTTATGACCTCCCCGGAGGTGTTGTCTAGAAGGTCTTCATTCATCGCATTTGCCGCCTTCTCTTGGTTTGATCACCGGTGGTTCTTGATTTGTTGTCATTAGGTTGGCGAGATAGACCAGCGGATCTCATCATACTCTCTCATCCTCTCCGTCCTCAATCCCACTATGTGAGAATAGGAAGCTCGTCAATGATCTTCTGTGTAGGGTCAAACAAGTGTGGCGTTTGTAATGCCCTTTAAGGTCCATAGATGGTCGTCTTGGTGCTAGTGCTTTTCTCCTATGTTGTGTGAAGAGCTACTAGTATGCGGTGATGTGTTTGATTCTTTTCAGGTTACCATTTTTCAggatttcttgttttttttctcatatatcATATGAAATTTCAACTTGTCTGGtacagttgttttaaaaaaaaaatagaatatctTTGTCAATCGGCGTGTAGTCAGCCCAAACATACGTTCTTTACTTGGAGCATTGGTGATGGCATTTCCcctattcaaattttgaattgtaCTTATGTCAGTAAAAAGAATGAGTATATATAATTGtgtaaatgatttaaaataaataacaagCTATTTGAAATCTCTCACCCTATTCAGCATTTCAAGAAGATAGCTTGTGGAGATTCCAGC encodes the following:
- the LOC136354874 gene encoding lysophospholipid acyltransferase LPEAT1-like produces the protein MALDAAAPSSGGGGEDEAVRPLLPAEAEEELDATYAPYARRDAYGTMGRGPLRAARRVELYLRAALLVPLRFVAGMLLLVAYYLVCRVCTLFVDEVAEEGRPRLRGWRRVAVVRAGQGLSRAMLFVFGFYWIRETHRSYPNAEDVHQGQSEELELPGAIVSNHVSYVDILYHMSVSFPSFVAKESVSRLPLVGLISKCLGCIFVQRESKASDSKGVSGAVTERVQEAYQDKNSSMMLLFPEGTTTNGDYLLPFRTGAFLARVPVQPVILRYPYTMFSPAWDSMDGARHVFLLLCQFVNYIEVVRLPVYCPSEQEKEDPKLYANNVRKLIATEGNLIFSNLGLAEKRVYHAALNGNSRAIHQKDD